The proteins below are encoded in one region of Tsuneonella sp. CC-YZS046:
- a CDS encoding prolyl oligopeptidase family serine peptidase encodes METEQETVSTLSYPETRRDEIVETIFGEKIADPYRWLEGDVRSTPEVADWVARENAVTYAYLDKLPARSWFKAKIASLLDYERFSIPEKAGKRYFYTRNSGLQKQSQLYVRNGLKAEPRLLLDPNEWSADGTTALDAWKASPDGRYLVYSIQEDGSDWRRLKIMDVKSGQDLPEELRWAKFTNLAWAGKEGFFYSRFPKPEEGQDFQSRNYNQAIWFHRLGTSQDQDELVFATPDHPERSHQAEVTHDGRWAVITSSLGTDARYEVHVIDLAQRGKSGWAARTLVNGFDNAWNLIDGVGGALWFVTNQDAPRYRVMVINLDAKKPEWTQVIPQLEETIVGASLVGDRLVVSYLKDAASRALIFNFGGKGVDEIRLNGLGTASGFKGKPGDPETFFSFASFNRPAGIYRMDLTTGKTSAFAEPKLTFDPEEYAVEQRFYTSKDGTKVPMFLVRKKSVAAAGIPVPTMLYGYGGFDIALTPGFSPLRMAWLEAGGAFAMANIRGGGEYGRAWHDAGRLGNKQNVFDDFIAAGEYLKQEGIASPHGLAIEGRSNGGLLVGAVVNQRPDLFDAAHASVGVMDMLRFDRWTAGRYWVDDYGYPSKERDFHVLRAYSPYHNIRNGVDYPAVIVSTADTDDRVVPGHSFKYAAALQAADIGGKPHIIRIETGAGHGSGKPTDKVIGEGADILAFLAEWTGLALPATEQ; translated from the coding sequence AGATCGCCGATCCCTACCGCTGGCTGGAAGGGGATGTGCGCAGCACCCCGGAAGTGGCGGACTGGGTGGCGCGCGAGAACGCGGTAACATATGCCTATCTGGACAAGCTCCCCGCGAGAAGCTGGTTCAAGGCGAAGATCGCGTCCTTGCTGGATTACGAGCGGTTCTCCATCCCGGAGAAGGCGGGAAAGCGCTATTTCTACACCCGCAATTCCGGACTGCAGAAGCAGTCGCAGCTTTATGTCCGCAACGGCCTGAAAGCCGAACCGCGCCTTCTGCTCGATCCGAACGAATGGTCGGCGGACGGCACCACCGCGCTCGATGCGTGGAAGGCGTCCCCCGATGGGCGCTATCTGGTTTACAGCATTCAGGAAGACGGCAGCGACTGGCGCCGCCTGAAAATCATGGATGTGAAAAGCGGCCAGGATCTTCCCGAGGAGCTGCGCTGGGCCAAGTTCACCAATCTTGCCTGGGCCGGGAAGGAAGGCTTCTTCTATTCGCGCTTTCCGAAGCCGGAAGAAGGGCAGGATTTCCAGAGCCGGAACTACAATCAGGCAATCTGGTTCCATCGCCTCGGAACCTCGCAGGATCAGGATGAGCTGGTCTTCGCCACTCCCGATCATCCCGAGCGCAGCCATCAGGCCGAGGTCACGCATGATGGCCGATGGGCGGTGATTACAAGCTCTTTGGGCACGGACGCGCGCTACGAAGTGCATGTCATCGATCTGGCGCAGCGCGGGAAATCGGGCTGGGCGGCGCGCACGCTGGTGAACGGTTTCGACAATGCCTGGAATTTGATCGACGGCGTGGGCGGGGCCTTGTGGTTCGTCACCAATCAGGATGCGCCGCGCTATCGGGTGATGGTGATAAATCTCGATGCGAAGAAGCCCGAATGGACGCAGGTCATCCCGCAGCTGGAAGAAACGATCGTCGGTGCGTCGCTGGTGGGGGATCGCCTGGTGGTGTCCTATCTCAAGGATGCGGCATCGCGCGCGCTCATCTTCAATTTCGGCGGGAAGGGTGTCGACGAAATCCGCCTGAATGGCCTCGGAACGGCGAGCGGCTTCAAGGGCAAGCCCGGCGATCCGGAGACATTCTTCAGCTTCGCCAGCTTCAATCGGCCTGCCGGGATCTACCGGATGGACCTCACCACCGGCAAAACGAGCGCGTTTGCGGAGCCGAAGCTGACTTTCGATCCCGAGGAATACGCGGTCGAGCAGCGTTTCTACACCTCGAAGGATGGTACAAAGGTGCCGATGTTCCTGGTGCGCAAGAAGTCCGTGGCGGCGGCGGGCATTCCGGTGCCGACCATGCTTTACGGCTATGGCGGGTTCGACATCGCCCTGACGCCCGGTTTCTCGCCCTTGCGCATGGCCTGGCTGGAGGCGGGCGGCGCCTTCGCGATGGCCAATATCCGGGGCGGCGGGGAATATGGCCGGGCCTGGCATGATGCCGGCCGGCTTGGCAACAAGCAGAACGTGTTCGACGATTTCATCGCCGCCGGCGAATATCTCAAGCAGGAAGGCATCGCCTCGCCGCATGGGCTTGCCATCGAAGGCCGGTCCAATGGCGGCCTGCTGGTGGGCGCGGTCGTCAATCAGCGCCCTGATCTGTTCGATGCCGCGCATGCGTCCGTGGGAGTGATGGATATGCTGCGGTTCGATCGGTGGACCGCCGGGCGCTATTGGGTCGATGACTATGGCTATCCGTCAAAAGAGCGGGATTTCCATGTCCTGCGCGCCTATTCGCCCTATCACAATATTCGCAATGGGGTGGACTATCCGGCGGTAATCGTCAGCACCGCCGACACCGACGACCGCGTGGTGCCGGGGCATAGCTTCAAATATGCGGCGGCTCTCCAGGCAGCCGATATTGGCGGCAAGCCGCATATCATCCGCATCGAGACTGGGGCCGGGCATGGTTCC